One window of Trifolium pratense cultivar HEN17-A07 linkage group LG5, ARS_RC_1.1, whole genome shotgun sequence genomic DNA carries:
- the LOC123884972 gene encoding L10-interacting MYB domain-containing protein-like has translation MRMSTMMKLKRKDIVDNAGVRPKAVWDIKTVELYIRLCLDEVKKGEHNGTNLTEKGWKSVLSNINEKLTGKDYGKNQLKNKWYNLKRDWQEWYKLFANETLVGGDSAERWEKKQLENPQYGKFRRKGLRCYNELTTLFKGMVAIRQVALAPSFGMLPNGIDDSNDEYRLSVESGGIDLEEGYGDTEELEGICAGVGAVFRDISFSSSYGNDSEMSSVKRKRSESCERIEKKKNMKISDAERIADALCRIASACQLREAVRKALIVPGTSIAEVVAELQHIEVIGSDLDWHSRCCQLMLFKPAREMFVALKGLGNEQSLLNWLKYAAYTPLPFMKEVD, from the exons ATGAGAATGAGTACCATGATGAAATTGAAGAGGAAAGACATTGTAGATAATGCAGGTGTAAGACCAAAGGCTGTATGGGATATAAAGACAGTTGAATTGTATATCAGACTATGCCTTGATGAAGTCAAAAAGGGAGAACACAATGGAACAAACCTTACTGAGAAAGGTTGGAAATCTGTTTTATCTAATATTAATGAGAAATTAACTGGGAAAGATTATGGAAAGAATCAATTGAAAAACAAGTGGTATAATCTTAAGAGAGATTGGCAAGAATGGTATAAGTTGTTTGCCAACGAGACACTTGTCGGAGGAGATAGCGCAGAGCGGTGGGAGAAAAAACAACTG GAAAATCCGCAATATGGAAAGTTTAGGCGTAAGGGACTTCGGTGTTACAATGAATTAACTACTTTGTTCAAGGGTATGGTGGCTATTAGACAGGTTGCATTGGCTCCTTCTTTTGGGATGCTACCAAATGGCATAGATGACAGTAACGATGAGTATCGCCTATCCGTTGAGAGTGGTGGTATAGATCTCGAGGAAGGATACGGGGATACTGAAGAATTGGAAGGTATTTGTGCTGGGGTTGGTGCTGTTTTTCGAGATATAAGTTTTAGCTCTTCCTATGGAAATGATAGTGAAATGAGTAGCGTGAAGAGGAAGAGATCTGAATCTTGTGAAAgaattgaaaagaagaaaaatatgaaaatttctgATGCAGAAAGGATAGCTGATGCATTGTGTAGAATTGCATCCGCATGTCAGTTGCGTGAAGCGGTTAGAAAGGCACTGATAGTACCCGGGACATCTATTGCTGAAGTGGTTGCCGAGCTTCAACACATAGAGGTAATTGGAAGCGATCTTGATTGGCATTCCCGATGTTGTCAGCTCATGCTGTTTAAGCCCGCGAGGGAAATGTTTGTAGCCTTAAAAGGACTTGGAAATGAACAAAGCTTGTTGAATTGGCTTAAATATGCGGCATATACACCTCTGCCATTTATGAAAGAAGTAGATTGA